DNA from Triticum aestivum cultivar Chinese Spring chromosome 7D, IWGSC CS RefSeq v2.1, whole genome shotgun sequence:
AGCAGAACCAGAACATGGGTCGGCCAACTAGCACCTTTTCCATACACATTAACTTTAATTTTTTTACAGACTATCTCATTTATTCATTTCTAAGGCCCTTACTAACATTTTCCATGGTTTTCTCCAATTCGTCGGTTTTTTATTATCCTCTTCTCCCGTTCCACTAGCAATTTCACTCGTTTATCTTCTGTTTTTTACTACATATTTTTTCTTCGTTTTCATTATCAGTTTTCCTTTTTtatgttttttattcttttatttttcatttttttaaatccatgaacaaTTTTTTCAAGTTCATGAATATTTATGAAGATCACAAAAAAAATTGAGTTCGCAAACTTATTAAAACATTTGATTTTTAATAGTGTTTTTATAAATTAATGAAgatttttaaaattcttgtaaaatATTGAATTTTGGAGGCATCTTTCTAAAATTGTGATAATCTTTCTTAAAGAAATCTTGAGTATTTTTTCCATCATTCGTGTTTTTAGACAAATCATGAGCATTTAAAAAAAATCCATAAAGACATTTTTCACTCATGAAGATTTTTTTAGAATCTTGGAACATTTTTTGGCTATGACAAGAATGCATTTTTGAATACATCACTATTTTTATGTATTCTCATATATCATTTAACTAACTTTTGATTATGCATTCTAAATCTACAAAACGTCGGTTCAGTTTTTTCGAGCAGCCAACCTTTGCCACTTTTTTTCTTTTCAAAGTGGacagaaatttttcttttttcgAGGCAGCAATAGTTTTCTTAAAACTTATAATGAAAAACAATTTTTTTAAGTACATAAAACATGACCTTATTTTTCCAGTGAATCCAGGACGCTAGTTCTTTTTAGGGGATCCGGGACACCACCTGAGCGAAGAGAAAAACAAACGAACGAGCGTGTTGTTAGGCTATGGCCCACCGCACgatatctctacttctctactactattaaacaagcaaaTATATTCATCGCTAAGTGCACACAATCTAACCTACACATAACAACACTAAACAATTAGAGCCCTACGATCAAGCCCACTCATTTAGATCTAACCATTAAAATAGCAACTAACCCAAACTAAAGTACACCTACCAATTTTTCtgggcggacgaaaactctgccatCCGCGTCCGCCCCACGCTCGTGCCCTTCGCCCACCCATAACCCCCGTAAATCACGCTCGGTCGGGTCAACGCCGACCTCCCCTTCCTCTCTCCcatggagcgccgccgccgcccacagcgTCCCCCATCTTACCCGCCACCCACACCTCACCTCAGTCGCTGGCGGCCTCCCCCTCCACTACATCGCCTCGGACCCCAGCGCCCGACGCCAGACACGCGAAGAGTAGACATACAAAAGTCATGGCTGGGACGCGCGAGGCTCCCACCGCTGCCATGCAGGTGAGCCGCCGTCGCGGATGCATGAGTAGTAGTCGCCTCTTCCTGCGGGCACCCACGCCGTTCGCCTACTGCGTCGTCCGATGTAGCGCACACTTCGGCCTTgattcgccgccgcctcgccgaccggGTGCTCGGCCTACTGGACCTGGATCCGGGCGACGGCAGAGACGGCGCCGGCCCCGGTGCCTCcacatgaggaggaggaagaaggcctgGCCGCGCTACATCCCCGTCAATGCCCTACTTCCTCTCTACCAGGTGAGTATGCACGGCTGGTTGTACGCTAGGTATTTGATGACACTTCTGCAAGGAAGACAGTGCGTGCTACTGTGCTTTTTCCATCTCTCATCTAGCATTGTCGTTGGAGACCACGGTGAGTTGGTGACGTGATCCAATCTTTTACTCCCTCcggtcctaaatataagtcttttaagatatttcaaatggactacaagatacgaatgtatgtagaaatattttagagtatagattcattcaTTGTGCTCCGTATGTAATcatttgttggaatctctagaaagacttatatttaagaacggagggagtacaacattgATTTGAAGAGTCTTTAGGCAGAGCATGGGAGCGATTTGGCACATCCACCCAGTCGCTAAACTACATTGCGCTCCGCTACTCTGAATTCCGTCTAGAGATCATGGTGAGTGATTTCGGTGTAGCACCACATATTTTGAGTGCCAAGAATTATATTTATGTTTGATCCATCCAGCTTATGACATCTTGAATATCCGTGGTACAGGTTTTAGAACCGCTGGGTGTTGGTCAAACTTTTCTGGTCTCTCGGTCGCTGCTCCAAAAAACTTGCATTCAGTACAACTGGACTCTACAAAGCACTGATATACAGCTCCATGGTGTTATCTGGCCTGGTCAGGCTGTTGAGAAACCCATGGTTTGGTGTTTCGTATCATGGGAAGCTTCGTACAAGCTACAATGGGCCTGATGGGATAAAGGGATGTTCAGTTGATGTTTTCAAATCTGCAATAAGCTTGCTGCCTTACCCTGTGGGATGcatttttttttatttcgagatggATTGAAAAATCCGAGATACAGTGACCTTGTACAAAAGGTGTCCAAAATGTGAGTAACATCTCCATACCATTGAGTCTGAAAAACTACTGCACCATCTTTATTTTGATTTTATTCATCAGTGATGCAGGTAAAATTAGTTTATTTTGTAGCTTTTGTTCGATAGAGTTAGTTTATTTTGTACTACTGATTGATTTGGTGGGACTATGCAGGATGCACACCTGCATCCCTGGGAAGGGAGCAACGGTAGTGGTCCGCAAGAGTTCCACCCGGGGCGCCCTGAAGGGAGCGACCCAAGGGTCGGGGAGAGAGAATATCACATGGAAACCAAATTTCAGTGGAAACCGGCGAAAACGACATTTTAAAGTTAAAAAAAGAGATGTTAAGAGTGTGGTGTTCTAGTACCATGTGAAATTCCCAAGTTCGAACACATTAGCATTTATGAGGTGCGGTAAAAAAATCAAAATTAGCATTGAATAGTGTCGAACAGTAAATGTCGCTATTCATTGATGAAATTGTTCCTTTTGTAACCCGTAAATGATAATGTGTTTGAACTTGAATTTTTTCATGGCAATAGAACATCACCCTTTTAACATCTTATATTTTTCtcagttttttttaaatatgtttttCACAAAGTTTTTTTTAAACTTGGTTTTCATAGGATATTCTATCGGGGAGGCGATGGATTGTGTGTGTTGTTTTTCCACGAGAAATCGGTTTACCTTTTTTTTTACGGAACCGCCATTTGTAGTTACCGCCTTATACCGATGTGTATGTCTAAAAACAAGCTCGTTCGCTTGTTTTTCTCTTCGCTCGGGGAGGGGATGGGTTGTGTGTGTTGTTTTTCCCCGAGAATTCGGTTTACTAGTTTTGCCTTTTTCTTGATACTACTCCGTTTGCTATGATAGTGATACTCCCTttatttctttttagtctgcatataagatttgatcaaagtcaaattttttaaagtttgaccaactttataggaaaaaatatcaacatctacaatactaaacctatatggtatgaaaattaatttcatgatgcatccaACAATATTGATTTCGTATTATGAATCTTGACATTTCttcctataaacttagtcaaagttaacaaagtttgattttgaccaaatcttatatgcagactaaaaaaacagagggagtacaagaccAGCATACCGGGacaaaagtaaaaaataaatagtAATCCGTTTGCTATGCTATTTTTAAAATCGCGAGTTGCCAATCCAATGGCGGCCCGACACATCAACCGTGGTGACCATGCGAGCGACGTCGGCTCAGAAATAATTTATCCGCTGACTGCTTTGCTACTGGGCCGCCTATAAAAATGAAATTTTGTCACGGCGATTGGCGGCTTCCCCTTGTACATGGCATCGTCGTTGGCTCTTCTAGCGAGTGACAGTATCTAGTTACAAGAATATGAAGCTGAGGACGGCTATAAAAGTCCAAAGTTGCTCATTCTTACAAAAACTTATAAAAGTCGATCCAAAGCGCAATAAACTAGCAGTACGTAGTGGCACCCGTCACATCCTCCGTTGGATCACGCGCGCTTGGCATTGTAAATTGGCGTGGGATCGCACGCAACGGTCCAGATCAAGCGCGCCGTCTCTTTCTTTTTCCACCTGCTCCACACCCCGAGCGAATTAAGCAAGCCCCGTGTCTACGTGCAACGAGTACGTACGTAGCTCATTTTGTCTAGCGTGATCCACTGTAAATCTCGTGTACTCTGGACCGCTTTCTCGGAGAAAGTTTGTAGCCGGGCCGGCGAGCATTCCGATCGATCCGACGACTAGGTAAATGTAAACACTCGCCGTGCAGATCCGGATCGATCGTGGGGTGGTGCGCCGAGGACTCCTCCGGCTTCCAGTTCCGAAGCCACGCCTCGGCACGAGCGCAGCAGGtctaccaccaccaccacgtccTCCTCACTCTCTTCCGAGGTGCGCACATGGTTGCATGCTGCATAAACATTCTGCACCGCTCTGGTCCACGGTAGGTACTACGACTTATATATATGGGCTCACTGCAGCGTGCCAGCAGCGGCGGCGACATGGCGACGGAGCTGGAGAAGCAAGGCAGCGATCAGGGCGAGACGTCATTGTCGTCGGCGCGGGTGCGGCTTCTGGAGCGAGAGGTGGCGGTGGCGAAGCAGACGGAGGCGAGGATGCTGGAGTCCCTGATCCACCGGACCAAGGAGCTGGAGCAAGCCAAGGTCGCGCTCCAGGAGGCCAAGCTCGAGGCCGCCACGCTGCGGCAGGGCGCCGGGCCCGCGCAGGGGCAGTGGAGCGTCATGGACCTCATGTTCGGCGGCGTCGACGAGGAGATCAACGGGCTGAGGGGCAGCCTCCGGTCGGCGCTGGCCGCCGAGGAGAGGAGCCGGACGGCGGCGGAcgacctcgccgccgcgctctccgCCGTCACCTCGGAGGCCAAGCAGGTGAAGGCGTGGCTGTCTGACGCGCAGGCCGAGCTGGAGCGCGCCAACGCCGAGGCCGGCCGCCTCGAGGGCCTGCTGCGCGCCGCCGAGGCGGACCTGCGGTCGGCGACCGAGCAGCTCGACGGCGTCATGTCGGAGTGGAAGGAGGCCGCGGCCGCGTGGCGCGCAAGGGAGAAGGCGATGCTCGGACGCGCCCacgcggccgaggaggacgccgacgGTGCCCGGCGTGAGAACGCCGAGCTGGCCGAGCTGCACCGGGCGGCCGGCCACGAGAACGGCGGCCTGCGGCGCGCGCTGGAGCGAGCGGTGGAGGAGGCCAACGCGGCCAACGAGTCCCTCGAGTTCGCGGGCAGCGAGAACTCGAAGCTCCGCGACGCCATCGCCGAGAAAGAGCGCGCCATGGGGTCCCTGAGGCTGGAGAACGAGTCGCTCAAGGCCAGCGAGGCTGCCGCGCAGGGGCGTGCCGTGGATCTAAGCAACCAGCTCACGGCGGCAACCCAAAATGCGGCCGCTGCCGCCGATGGAGGCACGGGCGGTGGAGAGAAGGCAGCGGCGGGGCTGCTACTGGAGAAGTGGAAAGCCGACGCGCAGGGGAAGCTCGGTGCGGCAGCGTTCCTGGACTCCGGCAGGGTGATGGCCGCGGGCCGGAAGGATCGGATGTTCGCGTCCATCAGCAACCTCGCGGAGCTGaggtccgcggcggcggcggcggccatggacgATTACGACTACGAGTTCGACCACTTCGATGGCGGAAGACAGTACGGTGGCTTGGAGCATGCCATGAAGCACAAGAAGAGGAGGTCCGTTCTGCGCAAATTCGGTGATTTTTTTAGGAGGAGAAGCCTGCACAAGTCAGACTTTGCGCCGGTTCTATAGCTAGGTGGATAGTACTATTTGTGTGATGCTTTGCATTGTGTGTTTGCATGATACCCGTACTGTGAAATACACCCATAATAAATGCTACTCTGTTCATATACAAGATGTTCTAATTATTTTGTGAATCAAATGTATGCAGACACGTTTTAACGCATTTGTTCATTCATTTCAATTCATATATAGTCTATATTAAAATATCTAAattatatagtactccctctgtaaacaaatataagagcatttagatcactactttagtgattttttttgcagggaaaccttaGAGAGCTTTATTCAACAAACGTGCTCGCTGAGCAGTCAGCCAATAGGCTGCTGATCAGGAACGGGGGAGTAGAGTCTAACCAGCTCTCAGTCACAGAAAGCGTACAAGCACGCTTCGCACACAAGTGTGCTGGACCGTTCGCTGATCTCATTACATGTTGAACAGTAAAAGAAGTAAAGCTAAGAGCTAGCTCTCCTATTTCATCTAGGATAGGTGATATCACTGAGCGGTCAGTGTAGCGAGAGTTCCAGAGGTTTACTGCCTCAAGACACTCAGTCTCCATGATCACATGCGTGTAGCCTCGTAGTGTTGCGAGTAATACTCCTTCCTTGAGCGCTAGAGCCTCCGCGATGAGAGTGTCTGTCACCCCCGGGATCGGCTTGCACCATGCACCCTTGAAGCCCGATGCCGAACGAGCGATGCCACCCGCCCCTGCGTTGCCATCATCGAGATGAGTAGCAACGTTAGTGTTGATTTTCATGTATTCATCGTCGGGCGGCCGCCATCCAAAACCTGGCAGCATAGAAACTTGCTGCTTCGGTAGCTCAAGTAGAGCTAGATCCTCACGTATCCGTCTTACTGAAAAGACAGGATCAATGCCATCCCGTTCGTGTGTTAGCCGGTTTCGAGATGTCCAGATAGCCCACATCACCGTGACAAGGATCGCTCGTTCCTTCTCAGAAAAAC
Protein-coding regions in this window:
- the LOC123166706 gene encoding paramyosin; amino-acid sequence: MATELEKQGSDQGETSLSSARVRLLEREVAVAKQTEARMLESLIHRTKELEQAKVALQEAKLEAATLRQGAGPAQGQWSVMDLMFGGVDEEINGLRGSLRSALAAEERSRTAADDLAAALSAVTSEAKQVKAWLSDAQAELERANAEAGRLEGLLRAAEADLRSATEQLDGVMSEWKEAAAAWRAREKAMLGRAHAAEEDADGARRENAELAELHRAAGHENGGLRRALERAVEEANAANESLEFAGSENSKLRDAIAEKERAMGSLRLENESLKASEAAAQGRAVDLSNQLTAATQNAAAAADGGTGGGEKAAAGLLLEKWKADAQGKLGAAAFLDSGRVMAAGRKDRMFASISNLAELRSAAAAAAMDDYDYEFDHFDGGRQYGGLEHAMKHKKRRSVLRKFGDFFRRRSLHKSDFAPVL